A genomic segment from Deinococcus sp. YIM 77859 encodes:
- a CDS encoding S8 family peptidase: protein MKRSPLFGLLTLSVLLGACATAPEPTTTASTAGHPYVPGEVIVQLSSNLGAQSLGALEARLGVQSLEQLAVVNGAALLRTRITDGQSVEAKIAQLQASGAVRFAEPNWIYQHQATVTDPYYTDGTLWGMAGDASSPANAYGSQAAEAWARGTVGSDNVYVGIIDEGYQFDHPDLKGNAWLNPFDPVDGVDNDGNGYVDDTRGWDFANGDNTVYDGGTRGSLDAHGTHVAGTIGGTANDGGVVGVNHNVTLISGKFLGRRGGSTADAIKAVDYFTDLKTRHGLNIVATNNSWGGGGYSQALYEAIVRGAKANILFIAAAGNSGTDNDTTASYPSNYDTSRDAGYDAVIAVAAIDKTGALASFSQYGKTQVDLGAPGVAITSSVPYNKYASYNGTSMATPHVTGAAALYASTHPGATAQQIRNAILGSVIATPSLNGKTVTGGRLNVSGF from the coding sequence ATGAAGCGTTCTCCCCTCTTCGGCCTGCTGACCCTCAGCGTGCTGCTTGGAGCCTGTGCCACAGCCCCCGAGCCCACGACCACCGCTTCGACGGCGGGGCATCCGTACGTGCCCGGCGAGGTGATTGTGCAGCTTTCCAGCAACCTGGGTGCCCAGAGCCTAGGTGCGCTCGAAGCGCGGCTGGGCGTGCAGTCGCTGGAGCAGCTCGCGGTGGTGAACGGAGCGGCGCTGCTGCGCACCCGAATCACCGATGGGCAAAGCGTGGAAGCCAAGATCGCGCAGCTGCAGGCAAGCGGCGCCGTTCGCTTTGCGGAGCCCAACTGGATCTACCAGCACCAGGCGACCGTCACCGACCCGTACTACACTGACGGCACCCTCTGGGGAATGGCGGGCGACGCGAGCAGTCCCGCCAACGCCTACGGCAGCCAGGCTGCTGAGGCCTGGGCCCGCGGCACGGTGGGCAGTGACAACGTGTACGTGGGCATCATCGACGAGGGCTACCAGTTCGACCACCCCGATCTCAAGGGGAATGCCTGGCTTAACCCCTTTGACCCGGTGGACGGCGTAGACAACGACGGTAACGGCTACGTGGACGACACGCGCGGCTGGGACTTCGCCAACGGGGATAACACGGTCTATGACGGCGGCACACGCGGCAGCCTGGATGCCCACGGCACGCATGTCGCCGGGACGATCGGCGGCACCGCGAATGACGGCGGCGTGGTTGGCGTGAACCACAACGTCACGCTGATCAGCGGCAAGTTCCTGGGCCGCCGGGGCGGCAGCACCGCCGACGCGATCAAGGCTGTGGACTACTTCACCGACCTCAAGACGCGGCACGGCCTGAATATCGTGGCAACCAACAATTCCTGGGGCGGTGGGGGATACTCGCAGGCCCTGTACGAGGCCATTGTGCGCGGGGCAAAGGCGAACATCCTCTTCATCGCGGCGGCGGGGAACAGCGGCACCGACAATGATACGACGGCCTCCTACCCCAGCAACTACGACACCAGCAGGGACGCTGGGTACGACGCGGTGATCGCCGTGGCGGCCATCGACAAGACCGGTGCCCTCGCCTCCTTTAGCCAGTACGGCAAGACGCAGGTGGACCTTGGGGCACCCGGTGTGGCGATCACCAGCAGCGTGCCGTACAACAAATACGCCAGCTACAACGGCACCAGCATGGCAACCCCCCACGTCACCGGGGCCGCGGCTCTGTATGCCAGCACCCACCCGGGCGCCACTGCCCAACAGATTCGGAATGCCATCCTCGGGAGCGTGATCGCGACCCCTAGCCTGAATGGCAAGACCGTGACGGGAGGCCGCCTCAACGTGAGCGGCTTCTAG
- a CDS encoding zinc ribbon domain-containing protein encodes MIRNRKLSKSIGDASWREFRLWIEYFARIMGKIAIPVNPAYTSQICSGCGQTVKKDLKTRQHVCGCGVNLDRDDNAAINILKLGLRMVGHAKTAGETQETLVETEEDLRLRASVAEARIPPF; translated from the coding sequence ATGATTCGCAATCGCAAGTTGTCCAAGTCCATCGGGGACGCCAGTTGGCGAGAGTTCCGGTTATGGATTGAATACTTTGCGAGAATCATGGGCAAGATAGCCATTCCGGTCAATCCCGCGTATACCTCTCAGATTTGCTCGGGGTGCGGTCAGACGGTGAAAAAAGACCTGAAGACCCGGCAGCATGTGTGCGGTTGCGGCGTCAACTTAGACCGCGACGACAACGCCGCCATCAACATCCTGAAGCTCGGACTCCGTATGGTGGGGCACGCCAAAACGGCTGGGGAAACCCAGGAAACGCTTGTGGAGACGGAAGAAGACCTGCGCTTGCGGGCGTCTGTCGCTGAAGCAAGAATCCCACCCTTTTAA
- the der gene encoding ribosome biogenesis GTPase Der, protein MHKVAIVGRPNVGKSSLFNRLLGRREAVVADFPGVTRDAKEGVMLYHNHRITLIDTGGLWSGDEWEQAIREKAEWAMEGAQAVIFVLDPREGLSAADYEVAEWLRKLGKPVIVAANKIDSPKHEVYLAELWGLGFGEPVAISAEHARGLDDLMDRVLRHLPTDDEDVPEVAPIRISLIGRPNVGKSSLLNAIIGSERAIVADVPGTTRDSLDVEWNYGGQRFVLVDTAGIRRKPDTAIEEYAIQRSEAAIERSDIIWLVVNATEIGDHELKLANLAYESGKPVVVVVNKWDLVPDEDLKRTEKELNQKLYHIAYAPRVYTSAINDYGIHDMLAEAMKLYEKWQSRIPTAELNRWLEIWQMRQAVPNFGGKPLRMYFMTQVETAPPTFVIFCNRADFVTRAYEGFLQNRIREDLELAGIPVRIKWKEKGPYRPGNKKGEGAEV, encoded by the coding sequence ATGCATAAAGTAGCGATCGTGGGCCGACCAAATGTCGGCAAGTCCAGCCTGTTTAACCGCCTGCTGGGGCGGCGCGAGGCCGTGGTGGCCGATTTTCCGGGCGTGACGCGGGATGCCAAGGAAGGCGTGATGCTCTACCACAACCACCGCATCACGCTGATAGACACGGGCGGCCTGTGGAGCGGGGACGAGTGGGAACAGGCCATTCGTGAAAAGGCCGAGTGGGCGATGGAGGGCGCGCAGGCCGTCATTTTTGTGCTCGATCCCCGCGAGGGCCTTTCGGCCGCCGACTACGAGGTGGCCGAGTGGCTCAGAAAACTGGGCAAGCCGGTGATTGTCGCGGCGAACAAGATCGACAGCCCTAAGCACGAAGTGTACCTGGCCGAGCTGTGGGGCCTGGGCTTCGGGGAACCGGTGGCGATCAGTGCCGAGCATGCGCGTGGTCTGGATGACCTGATGGACCGGGTGCTCCGCCACCTGCCCACCGACGACGAGGACGTACCGGAGGTCGCGCCCATTCGCATCTCCTTGATTGGCCGCCCCAACGTGGGCAAAAGCAGCCTGCTCAACGCCATCATCGGCAGCGAGCGGGCCATCGTGGCGGATGTGCCCGGCACCACCCGCGACAGTCTGGACGTGGAGTGGAACTACGGGGGGCAGCGCTTCGTGCTGGTGGACACGGCGGGCATTCGCCGCAAGCCCGATACCGCCATCGAGGAGTACGCCATTCAGCGGTCCGAAGCGGCCATCGAGCGCAGCGACATCATCTGGCTGGTGGTGAACGCGACCGAGATCGGCGATCACGAGCTCAAGCTTGCCAACCTCGCCTACGAAAGCGGCAAACCGGTGGTGGTCGTGGTGAACAAGTGGGACCTCGTCCCCGACGAGGACCTGAAGCGCACCGAAAAGGAGCTGAATCAAAAGCTTTACCACATCGCCTACGCGCCGCGCGTGTACACCTCGGCGATCAATGACTACGGCATCCACGACATGCTGGCCGAGGCCATGAAGCTCTATGAGAAGTGGCAGAGCCGCATTCCCACGGCGGAACTTAACCGTTGGCTGGAGATCTGGCAGATGCGCCAGGCGGTGCCCAATTTCGGCGGTAAGCCGCTGCGGATGTACTTCATGACCCAGGTGGAAACCGCGCCGCCCACCTTTGTGATTTTTTGTAACCGAGCCGACTTTGTCACTCGTGCCTACGAGGGCTTCCTTCAGAACCGAATTCGGGAAGACCTGGAGCTGGCGGGTATCCCTGTCCGCATCAAGTGGAAGGAGAAGGGGCCGTATCGCCCCGGCAACAAGAAGGGCGAGGGGGCAGAGGTCTAG
- a CDS encoding ABC transporter ATP-binding protein, with protein sequence MRKQPEVQPLAIREQLTVLARALPALFRSAPGLVVLMGLMVVVQGLTPTATILLSKWTVDGISRAVQGGETNLTLLALAWAGTALLTQLAQVASTVLQGYAADHFTVQTVTSLMHKMRELPGLDVVEDPRFHDDVETLQVGARFRPLNLTATLLGLLRSLVSVVGVAGTLLTVGWWVPLVVVLGMLPLARTQIRLRELGWSLAIQRTQEARELAYDQRVAMRHEYAKEVRLYDLMPYLTSRYVSKATAYQRVMRAVRNRQVLGVLPAQALALGVTAGLFAYAVAQAEAGVLTAGTVVLVIGALAQVREGLGSVTEYLGMGTEHLRWFQKYYAFLDARPGVAPPETPRPLPARLDLTLEHVSFAYGGQPALEDISLDIPEGQVVAIVGENGAGKTTLVKLLLRFYDPTAGRILVGGPGEATDLRDLDPTAWRCQVAAVFQDFARFEWTLRENVLLGRPEDAFKLAQAARASGLDTVLPRLAAGLNTRLGQAFGGVDLSGGQWQKLATARALYRDARILILDEPTAALDPRSESEVFAAFAALARGRTTLLITHRLGSVLMADRILVMRAGRLIEDGTHAELLAQGGEYAELWRMQAGQYLEEKPARETAELG encoded by the coding sequence GTGAGAAAACAGCCCGAGGTTCAGCCCCTGGCCATCCGCGAACAGCTCACCGTGCTGGCCCGCGCGCTTCCCGCCCTGTTCCGCAGCGCGCCCGGCCTCGTCGTCCTGATGGGCCTGATGGTCGTGGTGCAGGGGCTCACGCCCACCGCGACAATTCTGCTGAGCAAGTGGACGGTGGATGGAATCAGCCGCGCCGTGCAGGGCGGCGAGACGAATCTCACGCTGCTCGCCCTCGCCTGGGCGGGCACAGCCCTGCTCACGCAGCTCGCGCAGGTGGCGAGCACGGTGCTCCAAGGCTACGCCGCCGATCACTTCACCGTGCAGACGGTCACCAGCCTGATGCACAAGATGCGGGAGCTCCCAGGTCTGGACGTGGTCGAGGACCCCCGCTTTCATGACGACGTAGAAACCCTCCAGGTAGGCGCACGCTTCCGCCCGCTCAACCTCACGGCGACGCTGCTCGGACTGCTGCGCTCGCTGGTGAGCGTGGTGGGTGTGGCTGGGACGCTCCTGACCGTGGGCTGGTGGGTGCCGCTGGTCGTGGTGCTGGGCATGCTGCCGCTGGCCCGCACCCAGATTCGCCTGCGCGAGCTGGGCTGGAGCCTCGCCATTCAGCGTACCCAAGAGGCCCGCGAACTCGCCTACGACCAACGCGTCGCCATGCGCCACGAGTACGCCAAGGAGGTGCGCCTCTACGACCTGATGCCCTACCTCACCAGTCGGTATGTGAGCAAGGCGACGGCGTACCAGCGGGTGATGCGTGCGGTGCGCAACAGACAGGTGCTGGGCGTGCTGCCTGCGCAGGCGCTCGCGTTGGGGGTCACCGCGGGTCTTTTTGCCTACGCGGTGGCGCAGGCGGAAGCGGGGGTACTCACGGCGGGCACGGTCGTGCTGGTGATCGGCGCGCTCGCGCAGGTCCGTGAGGGCCTGGGCAGCGTCACCGAGTACCTCGGCATGGGTACCGAGCACCTGCGCTGGTTTCAGAAGTACTACGCCTTCCTCGACGCCCGCCCGGGGGTTGCCCCACCCGAGACACCCCGTCCCCTCCCCGCACGCCTTGACCTGACGCTGGAGCACGTGAGCTTCGCCTACGGCGGCCAGCCTGCGCTGGAGGACATTTCGCTAGACATTCCCGAGGGGCAGGTTGTCGCCATCGTGGGGGAGAACGGAGCGGGCAAAACCACCCTGGTCAAGCTGCTGCTGCGTTTCTACGACCCGACTGCCGGGCGCATCCTGGTCGGAGGGCCGGGCGAGGCCACGGACCTGCGCGACCTCGATCCCACGGCGTGGCGTTGTCAGGTTGCCGCCGTCTTCCAAGACTTCGCCCGCTTCGAGTGGACGCTGCGCGAAAACGTCCTGCTGGGCCGCCCCGAGGACGCCTTCAAACTCGCCCAAGCAGCGCGCGCCAGCGGCCTCGACACGGTCCTGCCCCGGCTCGCCGCTGGCCTGAATACTCGCCTGGGCCAGGCCTTCGGCGGGGTGGACCTCTCGGGCGGGCAATGGCAGAAGCTCGCCACTGCCCGCGCCCTGTACCGGGATGCCCGCATCCTCATTCTCGACGAGCCCACCGCCGCCCTCGATCCCCGCAGCGAGAGCGAGGTTTTTGCGGCTTTTGCCGCCCTCGCCCGGGGCCGCACCACCCTGCTGATCACCCACCGCCTAGGAAGCGTCTTGATGGCTGACCGCATCCTGGTGATGCGAGCGGGCCGCCTGATCGAGGACGGCACCCACGCGGAGCTTCTCGCGCAGGGCGGCGAGTACGCCGAACTGTGGCGCATGCAGGCCGGGCAGTACCTGGAGGAGAAGCCCGCGCGGGAGACGGCGGAACTGGGCTGA
- a CDS encoding cytochrome c, which produces MSVKRTRRNRWAAGDVLSWVLGVTLGLVLGVALLILTPRLMAGQSQAAAEGTVAEGASAQGGTEGAAPTEATTTSGGGGTAENTQVPAPVQGTSETMTGDGTTGTETTSSSPGTPPNAENAENEKQTEETKTGTAAGGEGPADMAGENGDGANTGSTSDMAAGGTASGDAAAGQTVFVSNCGGCHGANAQGGLGPSLVAADGPKSWTLEQFGAAVHEGRAPDRELAPTMPRFSKQQISDQQLADIYAYLKSL; this is translated from the coding sequence ATGTCGGTGAAGCGAACGAGACGAAACAGGTGGGCGGCGGGCGACGTGTTGTCGTGGGTGCTGGGCGTGACGCTGGGCCTGGTACTGGGCGTGGCGCTCCTGATCCTGACGCCCCGTCTGATGGCTGGGCAGAGCCAGGCTGCCGCGGAAGGAACGGTCGCCGAGGGCGCGTCGGCACAGGGCGGGACCGAGGGCGCGGCCCCCACAGAGGCGACGACCACGAGCGGCGGCGGCGGCACGGCGGAGAATACCCAGGTGCCCGCCCCGGTTCAGGGCACTTCGGAAACCATGACGGGTGACGGCACCACCGGGACCGAAACCACGTCCTCGTCACCAGGAACGCCCCCCAACGCGGAAAACGCGGAGAACGAAAAGCAGACGGAAGAGACGAAGACGGGCACAGCGGCAGGCGGTGAAGGCCCGGCCGATATGGCGGGCGAGAATGGCGATGGGGCCAACACCGGGTCCACCTCCGACATGGCGGCGGGGGGTACTGCCAGCGGTGACGCCGCCGCCGGTCAAACGGTTTTTGTCAGTAACTGTGGAGGTTGCCACGGCGCGAACGCCCAGGGTGGTCTAGGCCCCAGCCTGGTCGCGGCGGATGGTCCCAAGAGCTGGACGCTGGAGCAGTTTGGCGCGGCGGTGCACGAAGGCCGCGCCCCTGACCGCGAGCTGGCCCCCACCATGCCCCGTTTCTCCAAGCAGCAGATCAGTGACCAGCAGCTTGCGGACATCTACGCCTACCTGAAGTCGCTGTAA
- a CDS encoding MGMT family protein: MGHEAGAPAEDTFRARVLALIARIPPGRVMTYGQLALLAGRPGPGGARLAGFVLASLPGQSDLPWQRVINAQGRVSTHKLGFGNVQERLLEAEGVTFDASGRCDLARLQWWPAEENSAPPERLL, translated from the coding sequence ATGGGGCATGAAGCTGGGGCACCGGCGGAGGACACCTTCCGCGCGCGCGTCCTGGCGCTGATCGCTCGCATCCCGCCGGGCCGGGTGATGACGTACGGACAACTCGCGCTCCTGGCCGGCAGGCCAGGGCCAGGGGGAGCACGGCTGGCCGGGTTCGTGCTTGCGAGCCTGCCCGGGCAGTCGGATCTGCCCTGGCAACGGGTGATCAACGCGCAGGGCCGGGTCAGCACCCACAAGCTCGGCTTTGGGAACGTGCAGGAACGGCTGCTGGAGGCCGAGGGCGTGACCTTTGACGCCAGCGGGCGCTGCGACCTTGCGCGGCTGCAATGGTGGCCCGCAGAGGAGAACAGCGCCCCGCCCGAGCGGCTTCTATAG